Proteins from a single region of Haloarcula laminariae:
- the tatA gene encoding twin-arginine translocase TatA/TatE family subunit gives MSGTIVPLFPGVPGGVELLVILLIAVLLFGANKIPKLARSTGEAMGEFQKGREEVEQELEEMREGASPSESSSADEAGATSETGAASETDSVTTDETTTESSSN, from the coding sequence ATGTCAGGGACCATCGTACCACTGTTCCCCGGAGTTCCCGGTGGGGTGGAGCTGCTAGTCATCCTCCTCATCGCCGTGCTCCTGTTTGGCGCCAACAAGATTCCGAAGCTCGCTCGCTCGACCGGCGAGGCGATGGGCGAGTTCCAGAAGGGGCGCGAGGAAGTAGAGCAGGAACTCGAGGAGATGCGCGAGGGCGCGAGTCCGAGCGAGTCGTCGAGCGCCGACGAGGCCGGAGCCACCTCGGAGACCGGGGCCGCCTCCGAGACCGACTCCGTCACGACCGACGAGACGACGACCGAATCCAGCAGCAACTAA
- a CDS encoding redoxin domain-containing protein, which translates to MIAVGDTAPEFTAPLANGDVDEVSLSEAVADGPVVLAFFPGAFTSVCSHEMESFDDRLGEFADAGVTVYGVSIDTPFAQNAFREELELEFDLISDTERDIVDAYDIAMDFTALGVHNLAKRAVFVVDEDPTVTYAWVTDDPGVEPDYDEVIEAAQGA; encoded by the coding sequence ATGATTGCAGTCGGCGACACAGCTCCGGAGTTCACAGCACCGCTCGCGAACGGCGACGTAGACGAGGTATCCCTCTCCGAGGCGGTCGCGGACGGGCCGGTCGTCCTGGCGTTCTTCCCGGGCGCGTTCACGAGCGTCTGCAGCCACGAGATGGAGTCCTTCGACGACCGGCTCGGCGAGTTCGCGGACGCGGGGGTCACCGTCTACGGGGTGAGCATCGACACGCCGTTCGCCCAGAACGCCTTCCGCGAGGAGCTCGAACTGGAGTTCGACCTCATCAGTGACACCGAGCGCGACATCGTCGACGCCTACGACATCGCGATGGACTTCACGGCACTTGGCGTCCACAACCTCGCCAAGCGGGCGGTGTTCGTCGTCGACGAGGACCCGACCGTCACCTACGCCTGGGTCACCGACGACCCCGGCGTCGAACCCGACTACGACGAGGTCATCGAAGCCGCACAAGGCGCCTGA